In Burkholderia sp. GAS332, one DNA window encodes the following:
- a CDS encoding Catechol 2,3-dioxygenase: MKYLLTEKTNSVFEIEGLSHVALVSADMQRTVDFYQGVLGFPLIKTTEIPGGGQHFFFDMGDGKSSLAFFYFAEKHVAEPGVTVPKANVGDPDSGFNPDSYTTAIGSMNHLAFRVAPEKMMQYKEKLESLGIWVSPIMYHFGKDGVSIGVAPDEQPWLTSIYFRDPDGIQLEFGAWWRPLTDNDINHKPATRADAPTALDQRGSRR; the protein is encoded by the coding sequence ATGAAGTATCTTCTTACCGAAAAGACAAACTCAGTATTCGAGATCGAGGGCCTCAGTCATGTTGCCCTCGTTTCGGCCGACATGCAGCGAACAGTCGACTTCTACCAAGGGGTCCTAGGATTCCCGCTGATCAAGACGACTGAGATCCCCGGCGGCGGTCAGCACTTCTTCTTTGATATGGGGGATGGAAAGAGCTCACTTGCCTTCTTCTATTTCGCGGAAAAGCACGTTGCGGAACCTGGAGTCACTGTGCCGAAAGCGAATGTCGGAGATCCCGATAGTGGCTTTAATCCGGATAGCTACACTACGGCCATCGGATCGATGAACCACCTCGCGTTCCGTGTGGCGCCCGAAAAGATGATGCAGTACAAGGAGAAGTTGGAGAGTCTCGGCATTTGGGTCTCGCCGATCATGTATCACTTCGGCAAGGACGGCGTTAGCATTGGCGTCGCTCCTGACGAGCAGCCATGGCTTACGTCGATTTACTTCCGCGATCCCGATGGTATTCAGCTGGAGTTCGGGGCGTGGTGGCGTCCCTTGACGGATAACGACATTAATCATAAACCCGCAACACGCGCGGATGCGCCGACTGCGCTCGATCAGCGCGGTTCAAGGCGATAA
- a CDS encoding dicarboxylate/amino acid:cation (Na+ or H+) symporter, DAACS family: MNLTISSDDDSVGGRPRRSFMARTLPLQMLVGLVIGCLVGHFLPELGKQLLPISQIFMNALRMIIVPLVFSSITLGIYNMGRDLSALGRIVVVVFLWFFTATGMCIAIGLLMNGIFHPGFGADLSIAGAIPAQAGLHVNLTQFLLELVPPNIVDAMAHQKVLQVLLFGILFGAALTQTGEVGHGVARVLLGVQLAMMRIVRWIIALAPIAVVAAMAWLFASQGVSTLFALAKLVGTLYVGLVVVVLIMWVVILGCGHNPLSVTRKIAEPLLLAFTTRSSETTLPIHMEILERMGVSNKVVSTVIPLGYSFNQDGTSLYVSLAVAFVVEAHHIALTMPTMLTIIVTALIATKGMGNVSGTGLIAATTVLVALGLPIESIAVLAAIDIFLDMGRTTVNVFGNTVAVLLVERFANSDSGEPESSPMILEQSKGLDAHAAE, from the coding sequence ATGAATCTCACCATAAGTTCTGACGACGACTCGGTAGGCGGTCGGCCACGTCGTTCGTTCATGGCCCGTACGCTGCCGCTACAAATGCTCGTGGGTCTGGTTATCGGTTGTCTCGTCGGGCATTTTCTGCCCGAGCTTGGCAAGCAGTTGTTGCCGATTAGCCAGATCTTCATGAACGCATTGCGGATGATCATTGTTCCGCTCGTTTTCTCGTCGATAACGCTTGGCATTTACAACATGGGGCGTGATTTGTCTGCCCTTGGCCGTATTGTGGTTGTCGTTTTTCTATGGTTCTTCACCGCAACCGGAATGTGTATCGCCATCGGTCTGCTGATGAACGGGATTTTCCATCCCGGTTTCGGTGCCGATCTCTCTATTGCCGGTGCGATCCCAGCTCAAGCTGGTCTCCACGTCAATCTAACCCAGTTTCTGCTCGAACTCGTTCCGCCCAACATTGTTGACGCGATGGCGCATCAGAAAGTGCTTCAGGTCCTGCTGTTTGGTATTCTGTTTGGGGCCGCGCTGACGCAGACGGGCGAGGTGGGGCACGGCGTAGCACGCGTGCTGTTAGGTGTTCAGCTCGCAATGATGAGAATCGTGCGGTGGATCATTGCACTGGCGCCAATTGCCGTTGTCGCAGCAATGGCATGGTTGTTTGCGAGCCAAGGTGTATCAACATTGTTTGCGCTCGCCAAACTTGTTGGCACACTTTATGTCGGTCTGGTTGTCGTTGTGCTAATAATGTGGGTGGTCATTCTGGGTTGTGGCCACAATCCGCTGTCGGTGACGCGCAAGATCGCTGAGCCACTTCTTCTTGCTTTCACAACACGCTCGTCCGAAACGACGCTTCCCATTCATATGGAAATCCTGGAAAGAATGGGGGTTTCGAATAAAGTCGTGTCGACTGTCATCCCACTCGGATACTCCTTCAATCAGGATGGGACGTCACTTTATGTTTCGCTGGCGGTTGCCTTCGTCGTCGAAGCGCATCACATTGCACTGACAATGCCAACTATGCTGACGATCATCGTTACTGCGCTGATCGCAACCAAAGGTATGGGGAACGTGTCGGGCACTGGACTCATCGCCGCGACAACGGTTCTTGTTGCACTCGGGTTGCCAATCGAGTCAATTGCGGTTTTGGCCGCCATCGATATCTTTCTTGACATGGGGCGGACGACAGTAAATGTGTTCGGCAATACGGTGGCGGTTCTACTGGTCGAGAGGTTTGCAAACAGTGACTCTGGTGAACCCGAATCATCACCAATGATACTTGAGCAGTCGAAAGGACTAGACGCCCATGCAGCAGAATGA
- a CDS encoding 3-hydroxypropanoate dehydrogenase, which translates to MTSNEGTSEQMENLHRQASPGRLDDLALDQLFRTARTRKSWAPISVPDALLKELYELLKFGPTSVNGSPVRLIFVKSEDAKAKLAPFLLGTNLESVMKAPVCAIVGYDLDFPRHLGRLFPHAPDIAAHFQDPDVAREHAFRNGSLQGAYLMLAARALGLDVGPMSGFDAGGVTRTFFDGTRIEANFLCNLGYGTDELMFPRQPRLEFTETAKII; encoded by the coding sequence GTGACATCTAATGAGGGGACATCAGAGCAAATGGAGAATCTGCATCGACAGGCGTCGCCAGGTCGGCTCGACGATCTGGCGCTAGACCAACTCTTTCGAACCGCGCGGACACGCAAGTCTTGGGCGCCGATTTCGGTGCCTGATGCGCTCCTAAAGGAACTCTATGAGTTGCTCAAGTTTGGCCCGACATCCGTCAATGGCTCACCGGTGCGTTTGATCTTCGTGAAAAGCGAGGATGCCAAGGCGAAACTTGCGCCCTTTCTATTGGGCACGAACCTCGAGAGCGTAATGAAGGCGCCAGTCTGCGCGATCGTTGGCTACGACTTGGATTTCCCGCGCCATCTTGGCCGGCTCTTTCCCCATGCGCCAGACATCGCCGCCCATTTCCAGGATCCTGACGTGGCGCGCGAACACGCTTTTCGCAACGGATCGCTTCAGGGCGCCTATTTGATGCTGGCCGCGCGCGCGCTTGGCCTGGATGTGGGGCCGATGTCGGGATTCGATGCCGGTGGCGTCACGCGAACTTTCTTCGACGGAACCAGGATTGAAGCGAATTTTCTCTGCAATCTCGGCTACGGAACGGATGAACTGATGTTTCCGCGCCAGCCCCGGTTGGAGTTCACCGAAACAGCAAAAATCATCTGA
- a CDS encoding 2-(1,2-epoxy-1,2-dihydrophenyl)acetyl-CoA isomerase, with the protein MSESLVNYQCVDDVAIVRLNDPGALNAFSDAMCELLIEKLLQAEREARVIVLTGNGRGFSSGVNLSVSPADKPTSERDAGERLERLFNPLMAVIHNLAVPFVTAVNGPAAGVGCSVALSGDLVVAAQSAYFLQAFSRIGLVPDGGSAYLLAKSAGRVRAMEAMLLAEKISASQALEWGIINRVSPDGQAVDMAMDFARRLAAGPTRALGLVRRLAWSALEEKFVDQLALERRLQCEAGRSPDFVEGVAAFREKRAPRFGGVIPLDK; encoded by the coding sequence ATGTCTGAAAGTCTCGTGAACTATCAATGTGTGGACGATGTGGCGATTGTTCGTCTAAACGACCCGGGAGCTCTCAACGCATTCTCTGATGCGATGTGCGAGTTGCTGATCGAAAAGTTGCTGCAGGCCGAACGCGAAGCGAGAGTGATCGTGCTAACAGGTAATGGCCGCGGCTTCTCGTCCGGCGTCAATCTCAGCGTCAGCCCCGCCGACAAGCCGACGAGCGAGCGCGACGCCGGCGAGCGACTGGAACGTCTATTCAATCCGCTGATGGCGGTTATTCACAATCTCGCAGTTCCGTTCGTGACCGCGGTCAACGGTCCTGCGGCGGGCGTAGGCTGCTCGGTCGCCTTGTCCGGCGACCTCGTCGTTGCCGCGCAGAGTGCATACTTCCTTCAGGCGTTTTCCCGTATTGGCCTTGTACCCGATGGAGGCTCGGCCTATTTGCTGGCGAAATCTGCGGGGCGCGTCCGTGCAATGGAGGCGATGCTGCTCGCCGAGAAGATCAGTGCGTCTCAGGCGCTTGAGTGGGGGATCATCAATCGTGTGTCGCCCGATGGGCAAGCTGTTGACATGGCGATGGACTTCGCCCGGCGTCTCGCCGCGGGGCCTACCCGCGCATTGGGTTTGGTGCGTCGCCTCGCATGGTCGGCGCTAGAGGAAAAGTTTGTCGATCAGCTCGCCCTCGAGCGGCGCCTGCAGTGTGAGGCTGGGCGCAGTCCCGACTTTGTGGAAGGAGTCGCCGCATTCCGGGAAAAGCGCGCACCCCGGTTCGGGGGCGTGATCCCCTTGGACAAGTAG
- a CDS encoding butyryl-CoA dehydrogenase: protein MDFQLTDEQKELQETARKFARAELMDLSREMEEKGMPLPKSMRKRYAEMGFLGVNLPEIYGGLGLGHLEALLILEQFAMISPAVAWPIFESATGPVRTIEHFASDSLKARIIPQVVQGEAIVAVSMSEPSAGTALTDLKTAAHIEGDEIVITGQKRWCSGGGHSDFYIVYCRFDNEPGAKGIGAILVEKERKGISFGRPERLMGFRGIPSADIYLDDVHVPKDNVIVPKGGFSKLMSAFSLERCGNATMGLGIAAAALEEATAYAQEREQFGKPIVDFQAIQMKLAEMAMKVEAARLLIYRAAVNAAQGLPSILDSSLAKCFSNEMVVEVASKGLQIMGGYGYSQEYRMEQRVRDSYAWGIAGGTIDVQKTNITSALVGRRFNQRG from the coding sequence GTGGATTTTCAGCTTACCGACGAACAGAAAGAACTGCAGGAAACGGCGCGCAAGTTCGCGCGCGCGGAACTGATGGATTTGTCGCGGGAGATGGAGGAAAAGGGGATGCCCCTACCCAAATCGATGCGCAAACGTTATGCCGAGATGGGATTTCTCGGTGTCAACCTGCCGGAAATCTATGGCGGACTTGGGCTCGGTCATTTGGAAGCGCTACTGATTCTTGAGCAGTTCGCAATGATCTCCCCGGCTGTCGCGTGGCCGATCTTTGAGAGTGCGACGGGCCCCGTGCGCACGATCGAGCATTTCGCATCCGATAGCCTCAAGGCCCGTATTATCCCGCAGGTCGTTCAGGGCGAAGCGATCGTAGCGGTCTCCATGTCGGAGCCGTCGGCAGGCACGGCGCTTACCGACCTCAAAACTGCGGCACATATTGAGGGCGACGAGATCGTCATCACCGGGCAGAAACGCTGGTGCTCGGGCGGCGGTCATTCGGATTTTTATATCGTCTACTGCCGTTTCGACAATGAACCGGGCGCGAAGGGTATAGGGGCGATTCTGGTCGAGAAGGAACGCAAGGGGATCAGCTTTGGCCGGCCGGAACGGCTCATGGGCTTCCGCGGTATTCCCTCCGCCGATATCTACCTCGACGATGTGCACGTGCCGAAAGACAACGTCATCGTCCCCAAGGGCGGCTTCAGCAAATTGATGAGCGCGTTCAGCTTGGAACGCTGCGGCAACGCCACCATGGGCCTCGGCATCGCCGCCGCTGCGCTCGAAGAGGCCACGGCCTACGCGCAGGAGCGAGAACAATTTGGCAAGCCGATCGTGGACTTTCAAGCGATCCAGATGAAGCTGGCGGAAATGGCGATGAAGGTTGAGGCGGCGCGCTTGCTCATATATCGCGCGGCGGTTAATGCAGCCCAGGGCTTGCCTTCGATTCTCGATTCCTCGCTCGCCAAGTGCTTTTCCAACGAGATGGTTGTCGAGGTCGCGTCGAAAGGCCTGCAGATTATGGGCGGCTATGGGTATTCCCAGGAGTACCGCATGGAGCAGCGCGTCCGCGACAGTTATGCCTGGGGCATCGCTGGCGGCACAATCGACGTCCAGAAGACCAATATTACCTCCGCCCTTGTGGGGCGCCGCTTCAACCAGAGAGGCTGA
- a CDS encoding Acyl-CoA hydrolase, which yields MACHLDVLLSVFRPGRTIYIPGATGESRALAVALRDQPEVSAGVRFVSGLVPSMNETLDYGGLAADCTVTTFMLPACMRDSFAQGRVKLLPRTYWGAARYLQAIACDVAVAHVAPPNADGLCSLGVASDFTPLVWPNAMFKVLLINPAMPILPRARMLPIADADMVVTLEGPLVEAPVARETETAAAIARTVAALIPDGARIQTGIGSAPDRVWTFLRDHRGLVLRSGMANGGLRELAEAGALADGGAHLAGIAYGSVDFYNWLRDTDLVEFATTLETHGLPALIDTPRLHSINSALEVDLFGQVNVEWQGNALSSGVGGGPDFMRAATLSPGGRSIIALPATAERGMVSRIVARLARPSVSVARSDIDTVVTEHGVAELRDKGIDERAQALITVAAPQFRAELEEEWRALRATFG from the coding sequence ATGGCGTGTCATCTTGATGTCCTCTTGTCAGTGTTCCGGCCTGGGCGGACCATCTATATTCCCGGCGCTACCGGAGAATCTCGAGCGCTGGCAGTTGCGCTGCGGGACCAGCCGGAGGTAAGCGCGGGCGTGCGCTTCGTCAGCGGCCTCGTTCCTAGCATGAACGAGACGTTGGACTATGGCGGACTCGCCGCCGACTGTACCGTGACGACGTTCATGCTGCCAGCCTGTATGCGTGACAGCTTCGCCCAGGGGCGGGTGAAGCTTCTGCCGCGGACGTACTGGGGCGCGGCGCGTTATCTGCAGGCGATCGCCTGCGACGTAGCTGTCGCACATGTAGCGCCGCCCAATGCAGACGGTTTGTGCTCGCTTGGCGTCGCAAGCGATTTCACGCCGCTGGTCTGGCCGAACGCGATGTTCAAGGTGCTGCTCATCAATCCAGCAATGCCGATTCTGCCGCGCGCTCGCATGCTCCCTATTGCTGATGCCGATATGGTGGTGACCCTAGAGGGGCCGTTGGTCGAGGCGCCGGTCGCGAGGGAAACAGAAACGGCGGCCGCCATTGCGCGAACAGTCGCAGCTTTGATTCCTGACGGTGCACGCATTCAGACTGGGATCGGTAGTGCGCCAGACAGGGTCTGGACGTTTCTGCGAGATCATCGCGGACTCGTTCTACGGTCGGGTATGGCGAATGGCGGATTGCGCGAACTGGCCGAGGCTGGCGCGCTGGCTGACGGCGGAGCCCATCTTGCCGGCATCGCTTACGGCTCAGTCGATTTCTATAACTGGCTGCGGGACACCGATCTTGTGGAATTCGCTACGACTCTCGAAACCCACGGCTTGCCTGCACTGATCGACACGCCACGATTGCACAGCATTAACTCGGCTTTGGAGGTGGACCTCTTCGGCCAAGTGAACGTCGAGTGGCAAGGGAACGCCCTGTCTAGCGGTGTTGGCGGGGGGCCGGATTTCATGCGTGCAGCGACCCTCTCGCCTGGTGGACGATCAATTATCGCGCTCCCGGCAACGGCGGAGCGGGGAATGGTGTCGCGCATCGTTGCGCGCCTCGCCCGACCCAGCGTCAGCGTGGCCCGCTCTGACATCGATACGGTCGTCACCGAACATGGCGTGGCCGAGTTGCGCGATAAGGGGATCGATGAGCGCGCGCAGGCGCTGATCACAGTCGCTGCGCCGCAGTTTCGCGCGGAATTGGAAGAGGAGTGGCGTGCGCTTCGCGCGACCTTCGGTTGA
- a CDS encoding long-chain acyl-CoA synthetase yields MVNAQHVAGDAVDFDAMRTLGDIARYQAQHRPGAVALSFEGREIDYETFNRHSNQVAHKLLQQGVSKEQRIAYIGKNSDYFYEILFGAAKVGAVMTSIGWRLAPAEMAYMLEDSGAALLFAGPEVEVQVREALQLVRHPVEVVALEPGGLSSVLFEAWRSQGNPHDVEFRPSEEDVVLQLYTSGTTGRPKGAMLAHRSILSVRRAASKAGLNWSAWSTEDISLAAMPVFHVGGSVWGIVGLFHGVKSIVVREFDPSKVLDFIVQHNISKIFMVPSALRIVVNEPRARQVDFSRLRYIVYGSSPMPLDLLRQCMDVFGCGFCQTYGLTETCGTIVYLPPEDHDGSGNQRMRSAGIPMPGVEIKVVDEQGRTLPPGAVGEIMTRSDANMVGYWGMPEATARALDPEGWLRTGDAGYTDEDGYLYISDRIKDMIISGAENIYPAEVENVIYGHPAVADVAVIGVPDDKWGEAVKAVVVLHPGAAADASEIIAFAKSRIASFKAPKSVDFIDALPRNAAGKILRRELREPYWIGLERRVN; encoded by the coding sequence ATGGTTAACGCACAACATGTTGCCGGCGACGCCGTCGATTTCGACGCGATGCGCACGCTCGGAGACATTGCCCGATATCAAGCGCAACATCGCCCAGGCGCTGTTGCGTTGAGTTTCGAAGGCCGCGAAATCGACTATGAGACTTTCAATCGCCACTCGAACCAGGTGGCGCACAAGCTTCTCCAGCAAGGCGTCTCGAAGGAACAGCGGATCGCCTATATCGGCAAGAACAGCGATTACTTCTACGAGATCCTATTCGGCGCCGCCAAAGTCGGCGCCGTCATGACCTCGATCGGCTGGCGACTGGCGCCGGCCGAGATGGCATACATGTTGGAAGACAGCGGAGCCGCCTTGCTATTCGCGGGTCCGGAGGTCGAAGTCCAAGTGCGCGAAGCATTGCAACTGGTCAGGCATCCTGTAGAAGTGGTCGCACTTGAGCCAGGCGGCCTCTCGTCCGTGCTCTTCGAAGCATGGCGGAGCCAGGGCAACCCCCATGACGTGGAATTCCGGCCTAGCGAAGAGGATGTGGTGCTGCAGCTTTACACATCCGGCACGACTGGACGCCCGAAGGGCGCCATGCTAGCGCACCGCAGCATTCTTAGCGTGCGCCGCGCCGCCTCCAAGGCCGGGCTCAACTGGAGCGCCTGGAGCACCGAGGACATCAGCCTGGCCGCGATGCCGGTTTTCCACGTCGGTGGCAGCGTCTGGGGCATTGTCGGTCTCTTCCATGGCGTCAAGTCGATTGTCGTCCGGGAGTTCGACCCCAGCAAGGTACTGGACTTCATTGTGCAGCACAATATCTCAAAGATCTTCATGGTTCCTTCGGCCCTCCGGATCGTGGTGAACGAGCCGCGCGCGCGCCAGGTGGATTTCAGCCGGCTGCGCTATATCGTCTATGGTTCTTCGCCGATGCCGCTCGATCTTCTTCGCCAATGCATGGATGTTTTCGGTTGCGGTTTTTGCCAAACCTATGGGCTGACAGAGACGTGCGGGACGATCGTCTATCTTCCGCCGGAGGATCATGACGGGTCGGGAAATCAGCGCATGCGCTCGGCGGGGATTCCGATGCCGGGGGTGGAGATCAAAGTCGTCGACGAACAGGGCCGGACTCTTCCTCCCGGTGCAGTTGGCGAAATCATGACGCGCTCCGACGCCAACATGGTGGGTTATTGGGGTATGCCGGAGGCCACGGCTCGCGCGCTCGACCCCGAGGGATGGCTTCGAACGGGTGACGCCGGCTATACCGACGAAGACGGCTATCTTTACATCAGCGATCGGATCAAGGACATGATCATCTCCGGTGCCGAAAACATCTATCCGGCCGAAGTGGAGAATGTGATCTACGGTCACCCCGCGGTGGCCGACGTTGCGGTAATCGGGGTGCCTGACGACAAATGGGGCGAGGCAGTGAAGGCAGTCGTCGTGCTGCATCCGGGCGCCGCCGCTGATGCAAGCGAGATCATCGCGTTTGCCAAATCACGCATAGCATCGTTCAAGGCGCCGAAGAGTGTCGACTTCATCGACGCCCTGCCCCGCAACGCCGCTGGCAAGATTCTGCGGCGCGAACTGCGCGAACCATATTGGATCGGTCTCGAACGCCGCGTGAACTGA
- a CDS encoding fumarylacetoacetate hydrolase yields the protein MNMTSTDRTHDPDAETWVDSARAHREFPIQNLPLGVFSVAGEEPRIGCAIGDEIVDLRGLALDGRLPPDVAPLLSAVELNSLFGAPAVQRRALRHALFDLLSNPERQLEVKMHLHSAARCQMHVPARVGDFTDFFAGIHHATNGGRLVNPNSPLPANYKFLPIAYHSRSSSIRVSGQPVRRPCGQRKPPDCTTPVFGPSQRLDYELELGVWIAGENELGSAVSVDDAFGRIAGFCLVNDWSARDLQAWEFQPLGPFLSKSFHTTISPWVVTAEAMIPFLMPHDARAADDPELLPYLVTTTGGSGDALSIQLEVFLTTAQMRQQGHPPHRLSTGRASDMYWTVAQMIAHHTVNGCNLMPADLLGSGTISSAQPGGAGCLLEISQNGKQPLELSSGELRFYLEDSDEIRLKATASAERFRSIGFGDCVAIVASGGNA from the coding sequence ATGAACATGACTTCGACAGATCGGACGCACGACCCAGACGCGGAGACGTGGGTGGACAGCGCCCGCGCTCATCGGGAATTCCCGATCCAGAACCTTCCACTGGGCGTCTTTAGCGTCGCCGGAGAGGAGCCGAGGATCGGGTGTGCGATAGGCGATGAGATCGTGGACTTGCGTGGTCTGGCGCTGGACGGGCGACTGCCGCCTGACGTCGCCCCCCTGCTGTCCGCAGTTGAACTCAACTCTTTGTTCGGGGCGCCGGCCGTGCAGCGCCGTGCCTTGCGTCACGCGCTTTTCGATCTTCTTAGTAATCCTGAGCGACAGCTGGAAGTGAAAATGCACCTTCACTCGGCCGCCCGATGCCAAATGCACGTACCTGCGCGTGTCGGTGATTTCACCGATTTCTTCGCCGGCATTCATCACGCTACAAACGGCGGAAGGCTGGTTAACCCCAATTCTCCCTTGCCCGCAAACTACAAGTTCCTGCCGATCGCTTATCACAGCCGCTCGTCCTCGATCCGCGTATCCGGCCAACCTGTACGGCGTCCCTGCGGGCAGCGGAAACCCCCCGATTGCACTACACCCGTCTTCGGTCCGAGCCAACGACTGGACTACGAACTCGAGTTGGGTGTCTGGATTGCTGGCGAGAATGAGCTAGGCAGCGCCGTTTCCGTCGACGACGCTTTTGGCCGGATTGCGGGATTCTGCCTAGTCAACGACTGGTCGGCGCGCGACCTCCAGGCCTGGGAATTTCAGCCGCTTGGGCCGTTCCTGTCGAAGAGTTTCCATACCACTATTTCACCATGGGTCGTCACGGCCGAGGCGATGATCCCATTTTTGATGCCGCACGATGCGCGCGCCGCCGACGATCCGGAACTCTTGCCTTATCTTGTCACGACGACCGGTGGGAGTGGAGACGCACTTTCGATCCAACTGGAGGTCTTTTTGACCACGGCTCAGATGCGGCAACAGGGGCACCCACCCCACAGGCTCAGCACTGGTCGGGCGAGTGACATGTATTGGACGGTCGCGCAGATGATCGCTCACCATACTGTGAATGGATGCAATTTGATGCCCGCCGACCTTCTGGGCAGCGGAACGATCTCATCAGCGCAACCGGGGGGCGCTGGCTGTCTCTTGGAGATCAGCCAAAACGGAAAGCAGCCTCTTGAGCTTTCTTCTGGGGAATTGCGGTTTTATCTTGAAGACAGCGATGAGATTCGTTTGAAAGCTACCGCCTCTGCGGAACGTTTCCGATCTATTGGCTTCGGCGATTGTGTAGCGATTGTAGCAAGCGGGGGAAACGCATGA
- a CDS encoding transcriptional regulator, TetR family — protein sequence MRAFPVIPPVKKSAGSPGRKPPTEVLEHLLDTAFEAFAAHGYEGASMRQIASDAGTTIQRVIYHFPSKEALWKGVMTRVVQRFDQRHRQVLNECRGEPASVKLHRLIVDMVHFLAEFPGVHRIMTFEATILSPRLQWLYDNLLMSRVGETVGIIKAAQREGAVRQIDPTRLYYAILSIAAVPFTIAAEFKLTTGRDPFDFEEVEKTIALIRALIIKE from the coding sequence ATGCGTGCCTTCCCAGTCATTCCCCCCGTGAAGAAATCCGCCGGATCCCCTGGCCGCAAGCCGCCGACTGAGGTGCTCGAGCACTTGCTTGATACAGCTTTCGAGGCTTTTGCCGCGCACGGCTATGAAGGGGCATCGATGCGGCAAATCGCTAGCGACGCCGGAACAACGATTCAGCGCGTGATTTATCACTTCCCCTCCAAGGAGGCGCTTTGGAAAGGTGTCATGACCCGCGTCGTCCAGCGTTTCGATCAACGCCATCGGCAAGTGCTTAATGAGTGCCGGGGGGAGCCAGCATCGGTCAAGCTGCATCGCTTGATCGTCGACATGGTCCACTTCTTGGCGGAATTTCCGGGCGTTCACCGGATCATGACCTTCGAGGCCACCATTCTCAGTCCGCGGCTGCAATGGCTCTACGACAACCTCTTGATGTCCCGGGTCGGGGAGACTGTTGGCATCATCAAGGCGGCGCAGCGCGAAGGGGCCGTTCGGCAGATCGACCCGACGCGTCTCTACTACGCCATACTCTCGATTGCCGCTGTACCGTTCACCATTGCGGCCGAGTTCAAACTGACAACTGGCCGTGATCCCTTCGATTTCGAAGAAGTAGAGAAGACAATCGCTCTTATCCGCGCCCTAATCATCAAGGAGTGA
- a CDS encoding Selenocysteine lyase/Cysteine desulfurase, protein MKARRPLQWSEVRDQFPGTAAGIYTDLAGRSLLFEGGRAALEAHLAELSTGTINKQALFEAVEETRQLFAALIRCTPDEVAFTRNVTDGIAAFAAGMEWKKGDSVVLCEDLEHPANIYPWFNLARKFGVCVKNVQQDGGALSIERILAAIDQSTRVVAISAVSFAPGFRFPVAELGAECRRRGVLLVVDAAQSIGVVDTDVTAWQADVVAASTQKGLMSLYGLGFLFVRREIAETLKPAYLSRFGVEQDGHEARVGDPASAPYRAGARRFDVGNYNFPGILTVAPAIRLLLDLGQQEVQSYVFDLARKFTDRIIELGLPVFGGPPGTHSSHIVTLGVARAQEHDVSSDSGLTSLYQYLVASGVRLSIRGGLLRFSFHIYNNQQDVEKIIELVAEWIETHAADAKHMAGK, encoded by the coding sequence ATGAAAGCGCGTCGCCCTCTTCAGTGGTCCGAAGTCCGCGATCAGTTTCCGGGAACTGCGGCAGGAATTTATACGGATCTCGCGGGTCGATCACTTCTTTTTGAAGGTGGCCGTGCGGCGTTGGAAGCCCATTTGGCCGAGTTGTCCACCGGTACGATCAACAAGCAAGCTCTTTTCGAAGCTGTAGAGGAGACGCGTCAGCTGTTCGCGGCTTTGATCCGGTGCACACCTGATGAAGTTGCGTTCACACGCAATGTGACGGACGGCATCGCAGCATTCGCGGCTGGCATGGAGTGGAAGAAAGGCGACAGCGTAGTTCTGTGCGAGGACCTCGAACACCCCGCCAACATTTATCCATGGTTCAATCTTGCGCGCAAGTTCGGCGTGTGCGTCAAGAACGTTCAGCAGGACGGGGGCGCACTGTCGATCGAGCGAATTCTCGCGGCGATTGACCAATCCACGCGCGTCGTTGCGATCTCGGCCGTCTCTTTCGCTCCGGGCTTCCGTTTTCCTGTCGCTGAACTCGGCGCGGAGTGCCGCCGGCGGGGTGTTTTACTGGTTGTGGATGCGGCGCAGTCGATCGGCGTCGTAGATACAGACGTTACTGCCTGGCAGGCGGATGTTGTCGCAGCCTCCACGCAAAAAGGACTCATGTCGCTGTACGGTCTGGGGTTTCTTTTTGTCCGCCGTGAAATCGCAGAAACTCTGAAACCAGCTTACCTTTCGCGGTTCGGCGTCGAGCAGGACGGCCATGAAGCGCGTGTCGGTGATCCTGCTTCGGCGCCTTATCGAGCCGGCGCGCGTCGCTTCGACGTGGGCAATTACAATTTCCCTGGCATCCTTACGGTAGCCCCTGCAATCCGGTTGCTCCTTGATCTGGGCCAACAAGAAGTTCAGTCCTACGTTTTCGATCTCGCGCGCAAATTCACGGACCGGATTATCGAGCTCGGCTTGCCTGTTTTCGGCGGACCGCCGGGGACGCACAGTAGCCATATTGTTACGTTGGGTGTAGCTCGCGCCCAGGAACACGATGTGTCTAGCGATAGCGGCTTGACGAGTCTCTATCAGTATCTCGTGGCGAGCGGAGTGAGACTCAGTATTCGGGGCGGCCTCCTACGCTTCTCATTTCATATCTACAACAACCAGCAGGACGTCGAAAAGATCATCGAACTTGTCGCCGAATGGATCGAAACCCATGCGGCCGATGCGAAGCATATGGCTGGAAAGTAG